In the Lactobacillus paragasseri genome, GCGCTTCGCTAATCGTAACGGTGCTAGTTGTAGCACTGAGTGTAATAGCAACTAAAAAAGCGGTGGCTTTTTTTGTAAAATTCATCTTATCTCCTTTGCGGGATTTATTATTAGAGTAATAGTAATATATATAACTTAATTATAAAAAATTTTCATTCTTTTGGGACTTTTTTTCAAAAATAATGCATTATAGCGTCACGATTGTTTATAATAAGGTTTCGAGGACAAAAAGGAGATAAAAATATGACTGACAAAATTAAGGTAGGTTTGATCTTCGGTGGAAATTCTTCAGAATATGAAGTTTCTATCATGTCTGCCCACAACATTTATGAGGAAATTGATACTAATAAATTTGATGTTTATCCAATGTGGATTACGAATGATGGGTATTTGGCTGACGATGCCGATTCTCGCAGAGTCTTAGACAATCCTAAAATGGAAGTAGCTAACCCTCATAAAGTAGCAAATATTTCTAATATTGTTGAATTAAAAGATCGTCCCGAAATTGACGTATTTTTCCCAATTGTACACGGAAACTTGGGTGAGGATGGTTGTTTACAAGGTTTATTTAGAGTTCTAGATAAGCCATTTGTTGGGGATGATGTCTTAGCTGCAGCTGTAACGATGGACAAGGAAATGACCAAAATTTTAGCTCAACGTGCTGGTGTTCCTGTCGCAAAGTGGATTGCAGTTAAGCGTTTTGAATATAACGATCCAGATAATGAAAAGTTAGACTATGAATACGTAGCTAGTCAATTAGGCTCAGATTTATTCGTTAAGCCATCAAATCAAGGATCTTCAGTTGGTGTAAGTCACGTTACTAACGAAAAAGAATACAAGGTCGCTTTAGCTGAAGCTTTTAAATATGATGATAAGGTTTTAGTTGAAGAAACTGTTCACGGTACTGAAGTAGAAACTGCTGTTTTAGGTAATGATAAGCCAATCGTTGCTGGTGTTGGTCAAATTATTAACGCCAAGGATTCATTCTATACTTATGAAAATAAGTATGATGATGATTCAACTTCAACTTTAGAGATTCCGGCTAAATTGCCTGAAGGGATTGTTGAAAAGGTTAGAAAAAATGCTTTAAAGGTATTTCAAGCAACTGAATGTAGTGGCTTAGCACGTATTGACTCAATGCTTCGTACGGAAGACAAGGAAGTTGTTTTAACAGAAGTAAATGCTCTTCCAGGATTCACTAATATTAGTATGTATCCTAAACTATTTGAAGAGGTTGGAATTCCATATACTGATTTGATTACTAAATTAATTGACTACGCAATGGAACGCTACGATCACAAGAAAACTTTGTTACATAAACATGATTAAACTTAGTTTAAGTAAAGGGAGAATTTAGGATGGCAAGCGACCATAATTTTGAAGAACTTGAGGCCCCAGCAAAAACGGCGGAAGAACTTCATATTAGCGTAGCAACATTAAGAAAGTATTCCTTAATTGTTGAAAAAGTTACTGGAAATAAAGACTACTATGAGAGGACTAAGCAGAAGTCTCGCTTATATTCAGCTAAAGATATTGAAGACCTAAAAGCTTTTAAAGCTCTGTCTAAAAAAGCTGATCTG is a window encoding:
- a CDS encoding D-alanine--D-alanine ligase family protein translates to MTDKIKVGLIFGGNSSEYEVSIMSAHNIYEEIDTNKFDVYPMWITNDGYLADDADSRRVLDNPKMEVANPHKVANISNIVELKDRPEIDVFFPIVHGNLGEDGCLQGLFRVLDKPFVGDDVLAAAVTMDKEMTKILAQRAGVPVAKWIAVKRFEYNDPDNEKLDYEYVASQLGSDLFVKPSNQGSSVGVSHVTNEKEYKVALAEAFKYDDKVLVEETVHGTEVETAVLGNDKPIVAGVGQIINAKDSFYTYENKYDDDSTSTLEIPAKLPEGIVEKVRKNALKVFQATECSGLARIDSMLRTEDKEVVLTEVNALPGFTNISMYPKLFEEVGIPYTDLITKLIDYAMERYDHKKTLLHKHD